Proteins from a single region of Desulfolutivibrio sulfoxidireducens:
- the nth gene encoding endonuclease III, whose amino-acid sequence MDRKARAAIILERLRPRYPGAASALTWKTPFELLVATVLAAQCTDARVNLVTPEFFRRWPDPKTLAEADVAEVEDVVHSTGFFRQKAKNLVAAAKLMASRHGGTVPRTLAELTALPGLARKTANIVAGNAYGNHEGIAVDTHVKRLSFRLDLTDSDNPVVIEKDLMPLFPRRAWGEINHLLVLFGRDVCQARKPRCEDCPLADVCPRKGLSVPTP is encoded by the coding sequence CATTCTCGAACGGTTGCGGCCCCGGTATCCCGGGGCCGCCTCCGCTTTGACCTGGAAAACCCCCTTCGAACTGCTCGTGGCCACGGTTCTGGCCGCCCAGTGCACCGACGCCCGGGTCAACCTGGTCACCCCGGAGTTTTTCCGGCGCTGGCCAGACCCGAAGACCCTGGCCGAGGCCGACGTGGCCGAGGTCGAGGACGTCGTGCATTCCACCGGCTTTTTCCGCCAAAAGGCCAAAAACCTGGTGGCCGCCGCGAAGCTCATGGCCTCCCGCCACGGCGGCACGGTTCCGCGCACCCTGGCGGAACTCACCGCCCTGCCCGGGCTGGCCCGAAAGACCGCCAATATCGTGGCCGGGAACGCCTACGGCAACCACGAGGGCATCGCCGTGGACACCCACGTCAAACGGCTATCCTTTCGCCTGGACCTGACCGATTCCGACAATCCCGTGGTCATCGAAAAGGACCTCATGCCCCTTTTCCCGCGCCGGGCCTGGGGCGAGATCAACCACCTGCTGGTCCTTTTCGGCCGTGACGTGTGCCAGGCCAGAAAGCCCCGCTGCGAAGACTGTCCCCTGGCCGATGTCTGCCCAAGGAAGGGCCTCTCGGTCCCCACTCCGTAA
- the yedE gene encoding YedE family putative selenium transporter, which yields MRRRRTRKVNRPTTKRGAMKHFFSSKQGIIAVGLAIGILAPLLQFWGNPGNMGICVACFERDIAGAVGLHRAAVVQYMRPEIIGFVLGSLLAAFLAKDFRPRAGSAPIARFILGAFAMIGALVFLGCPWRAILRLAGGDLSAIFGILGLIAGIWIGTIFFRKGYNLGRSQKTYASVGLIMPLVMVGFLILLFLYPQVPEQPQSGVLFYSLKGPGAMHAPLAASLLVGLFVGLIAQRSRFCTMGAFRDVILFKQNHLLLGVIALFVAAVVVNALLGQVKIGFTGQPVAHTQQVWNFAGMLLAGLCFALAGGCPGRQLFLAGEGDGDAAVFVFGMIVGAAFSHNFGLASSPDGVGPHGIAAVFVGLAVCLYFGLTMRAKA from the coding sequence ATCCGGCGAAGGCGAACCCGGAAGGTGAACCGTCCAACCACAAAGAGGGGGGCCATGAAACACTTCTTTTCCTCGAAACAGGGCATTATCGCCGTGGGGTTGGCCATCGGCATCCTCGCGCCGCTTCTGCAGTTTTGGGGCAATCCCGGAAACATGGGCATCTGCGTGGCCTGCTTCGAGCGGGACATCGCCGGGGCCGTGGGCCTGCACCGGGCGGCCGTGGTCCAGTACATGCGCCCGGAGATCATCGGCTTCGTGCTCGGCTCCCTTCTGGCGGCGTTTCTGGCCAAGGACTTCCGTCCCCGGGCCGGGTCCGCGCCCATCGCCCGGTTCATTCTGGGGGCGTTCGCCATGATCGGGGCCCTGGTTTTCCTGGGCTGCCCGTGGCGGGCCATCCTGCGCCTGGCCGGCGGCGATTTGAGCGCCATTTTCGGCATCCTGGGACTGATCGCCGGCATCTGGATCGGCACCATCTTCTTCCGCAAGGGCTACAACCTGGGCCGCAGCCAGAAGACATACGCCTCGGTGGGGCTGATCATGCCCCTGGTCATGGTCGGCTTCCTGATCCTGCTCTTCCTGTATCCCCAGGTTCCGGAACAGCCCCAAAGCGGCGTCCTGTTCTACAGCCTGAAGGGACCGGGCGCCATGCACGCCCCCCTTGCGGCCTCCCTGCTTGTGGGCCTGTTCGTCGGGCTCATCGCCCAACGCAGCCGTTTTTGCACCATGGGCGCGTTCCGGGACGTGATCCTGTTCAAGCAGAATCACCTGCTTCTCGGGGTCATCGCCCTGTTTGTCGCGGCCGTGGTGGTCAACGCGCTTTTAGGACAGGTCAAGATCGGTTTTACGGGCCAGCCCGTGGCCCACACCCAGCAGGTCTGGAACTTCGCGGGCATGCTTCTGGCCGGACTGTGCTTCGCCCTGGCCGGGGGATGCCCGGGCCGGCAGCTCTTTCTGGCCGGCGAGGGCGACGGCGACGCGGCCGTGTTCGTATTCGGGATGATCGTGGGCGCGGCCTTTTCCCACAACTTCGGTCTGGCCAGTTCCCCGGACGGCGTGGGTCCCCATGGCATCGCCGCCGTGTTCGTGGGGCTTGCCGTGTGCCTGTACTTCGGCCTGACCATGCGCGCCAAGGCGTAA